The following is a genomic window from Pseudomonadota bacterium.
GCGACAAGGCGCCTGAATCGGTGATTCAGGGCGCGCGTCGCGTGCTCAAGGAATTCCCTGACACCCGCTTCATTTTTTATGGCCGCGAACCTGTTATCGCGCCGCTTGTCCACCGCAACCGCGATCTGGCCAATGCCTCGGAAATCATCCACGCCGAAACGGTGATCGCGATGGATGAAAAACCCTCGGTCGCCTTGCGCCAGGGCCGCGAATCCAGCATGCGTGCCGCCATTGATGCAGTCGCCAGCGGCAAGGCTTGTGCCATGGTTTCCGCCGGCAACACCGGCGCACTGATGGCGATGGCCAAATTCGTGCTAAAAACACTCCCGGGCATCCACCGCCCGGCCATCACCGCCACCGTGCCCTCCAAGCACCGCCCCGTGGTGCTGCTCGATATGGGCGCAAATCTTGAATGCACCGCGGAATATCTCGTCCAGTTCGCCATCATGGGCGATGCCTATGCGCGCACGGTGCTCGGCATGGCCGCACCGCGCATCGGCCTGCTGAATGTCGGTTCCGAGGATATGAAGGGCCATGATGAAGTGAAAGAAGCGCACCGCATTTTGCGCTCCGGCTCGATCCCGATCGAGTATCACGGCTTTGTCGAGGGCAACGACATCCTCGAAGGCACAACGGATGTGGTGGTGACGGATGGCTTCACCGGCAACATCGCCCTCAAAACCGCTGAAGGTGCCTCGCGCCTGATTTACGACACGCTGCGCACCGCGATTGAAAATTCCTTCGCCGCCAAACTGGGCTACCTGCTGGCCCGCCCGGCGATCCGCATGGCGCTCAAGCGCTTCGACCCCAGCCGCCTGAACGGCGCGATTCTGCTCGGGCTGAACGGCATCGCCGTGAAAAGCCATGGCGGCGCGAATGCGAAAAGCTTCGCCAACGCCATCACGGTTGCCATTTCGCTAGTGGAAAATCGGGTGAACGAAAAAATCATCACCGAGCTTAAAGGCGTTGTCCGCCCAAGCATTGTCGTGCCGATGGCGGATGCCTAATGGTCAGCTCCGTCATCACCGCTACCGGCAGTTATTTACCCGAAAAAATCCTCAGCAACGAGGACCTCGCGCGCATGGTCGATACCAACAACGCATGGA
Proteins encoded in this region:
- the plsX gene encoding phosphate acyltransferase PlsX, with translation MALTLPIALDAMGGDKAPESVIQGARRVLKEFPDTRFIFYGREPVIAPLVHRNRDLANASEIIHAETVIAMDEKPSVALRQGRESSMRAAIDAVASGKACAMVSAGNTGALMAMAKFVLKTLPGIHRPAITATVPSKHRPVVLLDMGANLECTAEYLVQFAIMGDAYARTVLGMAAPRIGLLNVGSEDMKGHDEVKEAHRILRSGSIPIEYHGFVEGNDILEGTTDVVVTDGFTGNIALKTAEGASRLIYDTLRTAIENSFAAKLGYLLARPAIRMALKRFDPSRLNGAILLGLNGIAVKSHGGANAKSFANAITVAISLVENRVNEKIITELKGVVRPSIVVPMADA